CTTGGAAGCCGGAAAACGTGGTGATATCCTGCGTCTTGACGCTGAATTGAATTTGCAAGGCGTATGGATTGGCGGTCGCCCAATTACCATTTAATAAGGTGGTTATATAATAAAAAAGCAACAATTCTCGCCACAAAGGTGAGGACTGTTGCTTTTTTTTGGTTTATAAAATCGAACTATTGATTAATAATTACGTGTTGGGAAAATTCGTTCAACCATCGTTCGGAATTCATCCACAAAACCCTTGATTGGATGACCCGCACGGGCCTCTTCTGCATAAACGTTAACACGCTCAACAAAGTCTGGGTTTGCTGATACATATACATCCTTAATCGTTGCATCATGTTTTTTAACTTCAGCAGCGATTTTCGCTTTAATTTCTTTAGTTACTGTATCTGTTTCTTTCATATTCATAGTGTTATTTGTATTGTTCATGTGAGTCGAATGAGTACTGTTCATGTGAGTCGAATTACTTCTGTAATTCGTACCATGCGTACTATTGGTGTAGTTTGGAGTGGTACTGCGAATACCCATTCCAGTCCCTAAACCATCTGTCATTCCTGTCCCGGTTCCGGTTGCATTTCTGGTTCCCAGGCCCATTCCGTTACCAATACCCATCCCCATATTGACATCACGTTTCGAACCGTTGCTATTCAGCAGAGGTCCATTATTATAAGTATGGGTTCTTGTCCCAGTCGTTCCAGTACCTGTTCCCAAACTTCCCATTCCGGTTGTTCCATTTCTGTGAGTACCCATGCCAAGTGTTGCAGGTCCAGTGCTTGTTGTACCAGGAACTGTATTCACAGTGCCTCTTAAGGTTCCGTTCGTTCCATTCGTTACGGCCCCTGTATCATTCATTCCATCGCGTCCTATTTTCACTCTTCCTGTACCCGACATTACTCCAGTCGGTCCATAATTGTGAGGAACTGTAGACGATTTGGCTCGATAAGATGTAGTACCTTTGGCTCGAAGACCAGTAGTTGTATCATGTAACGTTACAGCGACATACGCATTTTTACCTGCCAGCATTACGTTCGCAGTGCGAACTTCAGGCATAGCAGCAATACGATCAGCAAGCTCCTGACTGACCTCCATTTTTGTAATATTATGCGTACCCATTGTTCCTCCGCGCACGGAGTTTACACCGATACGTCCGTCATTTACCCCCCGGACACTATTAGTTTGCACATTAGTCTTTCCTGCCGTGTTCGTCCCACACCCTGTAATACTCACCAAGCCTAGAAGTAATGCGGCTGAGACTGACATGCTGATCTTGGATCGCATCATGAATTCATCCTCCATCTCTATTGTTGTATGTGTGCAGCGTAACAGTCGTTAGCATGACCTTCCGAAGAACAAGCTATCCTGAAAGGATTTGGAACTATGTCTGTTTACCGTCACCTGCGAATGCACATCGGCGTATCTTATAAACAGTAAGCCGTATTTCAACGAGTCGGTATTGCTCCGCAAAAGTCAGGAGGCACGTGCATGAAAGTTTTATTCACGTTTTATATACCGAGTGGCGGGGTGGAGACTTTAAATAAACTGCGGTGCGAGAGTCTCCAGCGTAATGGGATCGAATGTCATGTTTTATATCTAATGCCTGGTTCAGGAAGCCAGAATAAGGCTAACTTTCCGGTCTTCATTTCCTCTATAGATGAGGAGATTAAAGAAGTACTTGAGACACATAACTATGATGCCATTATTGTTACATCCGATTATTTATTGCTTAAGCGTCTGCGTGAGCTCGGTTATGGCGGTATTTTGATATACGAATCTCAAGGACTTGGAAAACGGAGTCATGCGGAAGATCTAATTAAAGACGCTATTCCTTATTTCCGCTCCTACTGTAATGCTGTCTTAATCCCACCAACGGATCATTTACTGGAGCTGTTTATTGAAATCTGTCCATGGCTACATCGGTATGTCATTCCCAACATTGTTGATGTTCAGTCCTTCCAGCACATCCCTGCTGAGCCTCCCGCTGATCCGGTCATCGCTTGGGTCGGGCGTCTGGAAAGCAACAAAAATTGGCGCGAATATTTGAGAATTGCCCATCAAATTCGCCTTCACAAACCAAACCTTCATTTATGGATGTTTCATGATCCTGAACTAGCCACAGAGGATCAAAAGCAGCTCTTCCAAGAAGAATTGCAAACCTTAGGTCTAAATGACCGTCTGAGTACCTTTACCAATATTCCAAATCATGTGATGCCGATTTATTATTCCTCGATAGCCAATTCTGGTGGGTTTCTGTTATCCACCTCGGTTACAGAGGGATTTGGATATGCCGTTGCGGAAGCCATTTGCTGCACTTGTCCCGTACTTAGCACGGATTCCGACGGCGTTAGATCTTTTATTGTGCATAATATTTCAGGTAAATTTTATCCTCTTGGCAACATCCAAACGGCCGTCAATGAAGGGCTAGAGCTAATGAACAATATGCCAATGCGAAATGCACTCCGCCAGCAAGGAAGAAATTATATGGTTTCACGTTACGGTACGGAAAAATATGCGCAGTCTTTTCGTGAAATGATGAACTCCTTTGCCATCTTCTAACTGCAAAAGAACCTTCAAACCACTTTTTTTATGGATTTGAAGGTTCTTTTATAATTTTGGGACATACTAAGATGGATTTCTTGATACAATCTCAAATAACATATTTTGAAATATTCGAGTACTTTTTTCCCAAGTGAAATCCTGTGAAACCTCTTCACCCTTACGAGCCAATCGACGGCGTAAAGACGGGTCTCTGATTAAGGTTATAATGTCATCTGCAAGCCGATTCTCAAACCGGTAGGACATTAAACAGTTATGACCATGTGTACAATATTCCTTATTCCCACCGGCGTAAACCGTAACGAGCGCTGCACCACAACGCATAGCCTCAATCCCTGGTAACGAACCTGTATCATACGTACTCGAACTTACAAAAATGTCGCTCTCACTATAGTGGAAACAAAGTTCTGTATCATTCGCTGGAGTTCTTATTTGGTAACGTTCGTCGTTCACTAGGGCTTGTAGCGTTGCAGATTCCGCTTGTTCTCCGGGAGGAGAAATTAAATATATTTCAACCTCTGGATGGTGGGCTTTAACCTTGTTTAATTGCTGAAGTAAATAATCCTGCTCACGGTGAGCTGAGAATCCGCCCTCTGGTTTGCGCATAATCGCGGAAATTACCAGCCTTTTATTACGATCACGGATTTTCGTATTTTTAAAAACAGGACCTACCCCGATCGGTACGATTCTCCCTTTAATCCCATGGTTCATCTGGACAATTCCTTGTTGCCAGTGTGATAGAACCAGTAGGTTAGGTGCAATATTATACGATGAAAAAGAACGGCTATTGTCAGGTAAAAAGGTAGGCTCATAACAAAGCGCCAATCGAACATGAATGCCTTTCCCCTCTTCACTTGCCCGCTGTGATACTTCGACTGTGGTATAGAAGTTGGAGATAATCACATCTCCTGCAGGAAAATCGCTTGCTGCCAGTTCTCCTTCTTGTGCATAGATCAGTTTACATTTCATCTCGTATTCTACGACACCATCACTGGGTAAGAGGATCGTCACTTCATGACCCATTTCTGTCAGACGATTAGCCAGCTCCGTGAGCATACGCTGCGCCCCGCCCCTAGTTAGAGTTAGAACAGGAAATATTAATTTCATTTCCCTCTCTCCTTTTGCAACAAGCGTGATAGAACCCGGCGATGTCTTGCTTGTACCTGCTCAATCTCCTTTTTCTGCTCCTCTTTGTGAATCACTGAGCCCATTTCGTTATGAACTCGGTAATCAAGCAGCGGTTCCTCTATATAAGACCATGTATAATACGGCAAAATACGCAGCCATAGATCATAATCTTGTGTATACAACAATTTCTCATTAAATTTCCCTACTGTGCGGAAGATATCCATATGGAGAAGGACCGTACTTCCATTCACCGGACAGCCTAACATCATGGTCTCAATAAACTGTGTCCTGCTGTCAAAAATCATACTTATCGTCTCTGAAATCCGCCCACCCTGCTCGTTTACATAATAATAGGCTGTATAATTAAACAAAGTATCTGTGATCTTGAGCATTTGCATCTGGCGATTGATTTTATTCGGATGAAATAAATCGTCAGCACTTAGCCAGGCAAAATAAGTTCCGGTAGCCACTCCTATACCTTTGTTTAGCGCGGAGGCGGTTCCTCCATTGCTTTTTCGTATATAAATAATCTTATCCTTGAAGGGCTCAAGCTTCTCCATCCAAAGAGTAGATCCATCATCGATTACAATGATCTCTATGTTCGAATAACTTTGTTCCAAGACGCTTTGGATGGCGAGATCCACATATGGACAGTTATAAAAAGGAATGATCACCGACACTTTAGGTTCTTCACTCATGCGCTCACCTCCTTCACCTGAAGCTCGCTCTTTATACTGTTTTGCAAGCCAATAAGGCATCTACCGGAGCATGGCCTTCACCATACGCCTCACGAAACGATGGATTTTGAGCATGATGAAAGCCTTTAAGTACAGTTACAGCATATCCCAGCTCCATAAAGTCCTCGGGCTCCCATCCGCTCCGATGCTTTTGATAATGTTCTCCTTGCAAGTGATAATGGTCCGTTCCCTCCTGCGGAAAAAAACCCCGAGGTGTAAACACGACTACACGATTATAGGCGATTCTCTCGGCCATCCCGAGTAATCTCTGTCCTTCCTTCCTTTCAAAGTGTTCTATGGAATCGATAAAAGTGACTGCCGAGAACGTCTTAGGAAGAAATAATTTATCCATATGACTAGCATCACCATGCACTGGAATAATGTGAGGTGATTTATATTCACGATGCAGTAGGTAAGGTCTGTGAATTTCTAGTCCTAGGACAACTGCGGCTTCATACCGTTCAAGCAGGGTACCGGTGCCACTGCCGATATCCAGTATACTTTCACAGAATTTCAACTGCTCCAATAAGATTGGTAGAAAGTCATTCACTTTAATTTCCCGGTACATAACCTTCTTACCCCCCCATCGAAGAGATCAAGTGTTGGAGCGGACCCTTGTAGCGAGCGTTGGTTGCAGCTGCCTCTGCCATAATGACATCGTAATACTTAAGCGTCCCCATCCCTTCATGATTACGGTAAGCGGTGAGTGACTGATTCAGCATCACAGGTGCATACCCGTTCAGAATCGCGCGGTACCATAAATCATAGTCATGTGTATAGGGAAGTGATTCATCAAAAAGCCCAATCGCTCCAAATACCTCTCGTTTGAACATCACCGTGCAGCCATTAATAGGGTTCCCCTGTAAAAAACAACGTAAATAATCGAGGTGACTAGGAAACAATAGCGATGCGTTCATCT
This genomic stretch from Paenibacillus sp. FSL H7-0737 harbors:
- a CDS encoding YhcN/YlaJ family sporulation lipoprotein; this translates as MMRSKISMSVSAALLLGLVSITGCGTNTAGKTNVQTNSVRGVNDGRIGVNSVRGGTMGTHNITKMEVSQELADRIAAMPEVRTANVMLAGKNAYVAVTLHDTTTGLRAKGTTSYRAKSSTVPHNYGPTGVMSGTGRVKIGRDGMNDTGAVTNGTNGTLRGTVNTVPGTTSTGPATLGMGTHRNGTTGMGSLGTGTGTTGTRTHTYNNGPLLNSNGSKRDVNMGMGIGNGMGLGTRNATGTGTGMTDGLGTGMGIRSTTPNYTNSTHGTNYRSNSTHMNSTHSTHMNNTNNTMNMKETDTVTKEIKAKIAAEVKKHDATIKDVYVSANPDFVERVNVYAEEARAGHPIKGFVDEFRTMVERIFPTRNY
- a CDS encoding glycosyltransferase family 4 protein — translated: MKVLFTFYIPSGGVETLNKLRCESLQRNGIECHVLYLMPGSGSQNKANFPVFISSIDEEIKEVLETHNYDAIIVTSDYLLLKRLRELGYGGILIYESQGLGKRSHAEDLIKDAIPYFRSYCNAVLIPPTDHLLELFIEICPWLHRYVIPNIVDVQSFQHIPAEPPADPVIAWVGRLESNKNWREYLRIAHQIRLHKPNLHLWMFHDPELATEDQKQLFQEELQTLGLNDRLSTFTNIPNHVMPIYYSSIANSGGFLLSTSVTEGFGYAVAEAICCTCPVLSTDSDGVRSFIVHNISGKFYPLGNIQTAVNEGLELMNNMPMRNALRQQGRNYMVSRYGTEKYAQSFREMMNSFAIF
- a CDS encoding glycosyltransferase family 4 protein encodes the protein MKLIFPVLTLTRGGAQRMLTELANRLTEMGHEVTILLPSDGVVEYEMKCKLIYAQEGELAASDFPAGDVIISNFYTTVEVSQRASEEGKGIHVRLALCYEPTFLPDNSRSFSSYNIAPNLLVLSHWQQGIVQMNHGIKGRIVPIGVGPVFKNTKIRDRNKRLVISAIMRKPEGGFSAHREQDYLLQQLNKVKAHHPEVEIYLISPPGEQAESATLQALVNDERYQIRTPANDTELCFHYSESDIFVSSSTYDTGSLPGIEAMRCGAALVTVYAGGNKEYCTHGHNCLMSYRFENRLADDIITLIRDPSLRRRLARKGEEVSQDFTWEKSTRIFQNMLFEIVSRNPS
- a CDS encoding glycosyltransferase; translated protein: MSEEPKVSVIIPFYNCPYVDLAIQSVLEQSYSNIEIIVIDDGSTLWMEKLEPFKDKIIYIRKSNGGTASALNKGIGVATGTYFAWLSADDLFHPNKINRQMQMLKITDTLFNYTAYYYVNEQGGRISETISMIFDSRTQFIETMMLGCPVNGSTVLLHMDIFRTVGKFNEKLLYTQDYDLWLRILPYYTWSYIEEPLLDYRVHNEMGSVIHKEEQKKEIEQVQARHRRVLSRLLQKERGK
- a CDS encoding class I SAM-dependent methyltransferase, translated to MYREIKVNDFLPILLEQLKFCESILDIGSGTGTLLERYEAAVVLGLEIHRPYLLHREYKSPHIIPVHGDASHMDKLFLPKTFSAVTFIDSIEHFERKEGQRLLGMAERIAYNRVVVFTPRGFFPQEGTDHYHLQGEHYQKHRSGWEPEDFMELGYAVTVLKGFHHAQNPSFREAYGEGHAPVDALLACKTV